From a region of the Pontibacillus yanchengensis genome:
- a CDS encoding PD-(D/E)XK nuclease family protein yields MLYNDFSDGVVAREWRNIDLMFVSKKHKRVLFFENKDHASLANHQLDTYLQRVKTHYPDMEHYIPVYLTLTGEDAPHNDYYSLGYKTIIDILKSIIMQSKKRMDAKIMDFIQYYIRVLEDLTMEDEKLVQLCKDIYKQNKDAIDAIIEYGIDDSTQFNEAVQEVMSHYDIIDHQKDKRFFNNHKEYWFTPNSFAKQLGELTSNWKSPYPIAYFFAKEESKLKLILKVGPIKDGQERLDLLNKINNNDPNDYFKIRGEALKYQTVKHTKIRTRSIDVSD; encoded by the coding sequence ATTTTATATAATGATTTTTCTGATGGAGTTGTAGCAAGAGAGTGGAGAAATATTGACTTAATGTTTGTATCCAAGAAGCATAAACGGGTTCTTTTCTTTGAAAACAAAGATCATGCTAGTTTGGCTAATCATCAATTAGATACTTATTTACAAAGAGTAAAGACACATTATCCAGACATGGAGCATTACATCCCCGTTTATTTAACACTAACTGGTGAAGATGCTCCCCATAATGATTATTATAGTCTAGGGTATAAGACCATTATTGATATTTTAAAGTCCATCATCATGCAATCTAAAAAGAGAATGGATGCAAAAATAATGGATTTTATTCAATACTACATAAGGGTTCTGGAGGATTTAACGATGGAAGATGAGAAATTAGTTCAGCTTTGTAAGGATATTTATAAGCAAAACAAGGACGCAATAGATGCAATTATTGAATATGGCATTGATGATAGTACACAGTTTAATGAAGCGGTACAAGAGGTTATGTCACATTACGATATTATTGATCATCAAAAAGATAAGAGATTCTTTAACAATCATAAGGAATATTGGTTTACACCGAATAGCTTTGCTAAACAATTAGGTGAGTTAACTTCCAATTGGAAATCACCTTATCCTATTGCTTACTTCTTCGCAAAAGAAGAAAGTAAACTAAAGCTTATATTAAAGGTTGGTCCTATTAAAGATGGTCAAGAACGTCTTGATTTATTAAATAAGATAAATAACAACGACCCTAATGACTATTTTAAGATTAGGGGTGAAGCTTTAAAGTATCAAACTGTAAAACATACAAAGATTAGGACTAGAAGTATAGATGTTAGTGATTAG
- a CDS encoding flavin monoamine oxidase family protein: MNNPVIIVGAGLSGLRAASLLTKQGINCRVLEARDRIGGRVLSTSVPNRPDLGSFDLGPTWFWPQYESYMDNIVKELNLETFDQYKEGEILIERFQIKPPERCLLKENSDEKWVRLTGGVQSLIDALAETIPSEIVELETQVKKIQQNETGEVTVEAELADGKRERIPASSIILALPPRLVAQHIEFSPSLPPSLMADIENKPTWMAGQAKVVAVYDRPFWRESGLSGYVLSGVGPLEEIYDASPNKGSGALFGFFGMPAEARKKMGQDKTLQLVVDQLVKLYGNEAKNVKSIFYKDWSSDSETAVEEDFNPLKNYESYGQPPVEGVWDKKIIFAGTETNAQFSGHLEGALRSAEQAVLDINRYS; this comes from the coding sequence ATGAATAATCCTGTAATCATTGTAGGTGCGGGTTTAAGTGGCCTACGTGCTGCTTCACTACTTACAAAACAAGGCATTAACTGTAGGGTTCTAGAGGCTAGAGACAGGATTGGTGGTAGGGTTTTGAGTACTTCAGTCCCAAATAGACCTGACTTAGGCAGTTTTGACCTTGGTCCCACGTGGTTTTGGCCACAGTATGAGAGCTATATGGATAATATTGTTAAAGAACTTAACTTAGAAACATTTGACCAATATAAGGAAGGCGAAATACTTATAGAACGGTTTCAAATAAAACCTCCAGAGCGCTGTTTATTAAAAGAAAATTCTGATGAAAAATGGGTTCGATTGACGGGAGGCGTTCAGTCTCTTATTGATGCTCTAGCAGAGACTATCCCCAGTGAAATAGTTGAGCTAGAAACACAAGTTAAGAAAATTCAGCAGAATGAAACTGGTGAGGTTACGGTTGAAGCAGAACTTGCTGATGGGAAAAGGGAAAGAATTCCGGCTAGTTCTATTATTTTAGCATTGCCACCACGTCTTGTGGCGCAACACATTGAATTTTCGCCTTCCCTCCCTCCAAGTCTTATGGCTGATATAGAAAATAAGCCTACGTGGATGGCGGGACAGGCCAAAGTAGTTGCAGTCTATGATCGTCCCTTCTGGAGAGAATCAGGACTTTCTGGATATGTATTGAGTGGCGTTGGTCCCTTAGAAGAAATATATGATGCTTCTCCTAATAAAGGCTCTGGTGCATTATTTGGTTTCTTCGGAATGCCTGCAGAAGCACGTAAAAAAATGGGTCAAGATAAAACATTACAGTTGGTTGTTGACCAGTTAGTTAAACTATATGGAAATGAAGCTAAAAACGTTAAGTCTATTTTTTATAAAGATTGGTCCAGTGATTCTGAAACAGCTGTTGAGGAAGACTTTAATCCTCTTAAAAATTACGAGAGTTATGGTCAACCACCAGTAGAAGGCGTTTGGGATAAGAAGATTATTTTTGCTGGTACAGAGACAAATGCACAATTTAGTGGACATCTTGAAGGAGCACTTCGATCAGCTGAACAGGCAGTATTGGATATAAATAGATATTCTTAG
- a CDS encoding helix-turn-helix domain-containing protein, whose protein sequence is MNYVSLAIKHQPFKSKEEMNEAIKFHIGEHGSQLSDTEVEMIHLLSRYACKYPGVAFLKNDTIANLIGKSRRTVIRVLNKLVDLSIITRIENMRLQSGGNGANLYIINPTVTPNMSQREEAINAEVSTDAAPEKQDEPLSFKNINKKESKESLQVEGSHLKNSYREFKQFVYCFIPEKNFFYRLYRSYKAQIKSLENIYAEETLHEVGIQALRAMFSAMKVKDVHNPVGYFSRVVKQKLDDLYLECLRELEEGPNGEYDYGV, encoded by the coding sequence ATGAATTATGTAAGTTTAGCGATAAAACATCAACCGTTTAAATCCAAGGAGGAAATGAATGAAGCCATTAAATTTCATATTGGAGAGCATGGGTCTCAATTGTCAGACACTGAAGTAGAGATGATTCATCTTTTGTCTCGATATGCGTGTAAGTATCCAGGTGTTGCTTTTCTTAAAAATGATACCATTGCCAATTTAATCGGCAAAAGCAGAAGAACGGTGATTCGAGTATTAAATAAGCTAGTCGATCTTTCTATTATTACCCGCATTGAAAATATGCGCCTTCAAAGTGGAGGAAATGGTGCAAATCTATATATTATTAATCCTACAGTCACACCGAATATGTCACAGAGAGAGGAAGCTATAAACGCAGAAGTATCAACGGATGCAGCACCAGAAAAGCAAGATGAACCATTATCTTTTAAAAACATAAATAAAAAAGAATCTAAAGAATCGTTACAGGTGGAAGGATCTCATCTTAAGAACTCCTATCGGGAATTTAAACAATTCGTCTATTGCTTTATTCCAGAAAAGAATTTTTTCTACCGTTTGTACCGTTCCTACAAAGCGCAAATTAAGTCATTAGAAAATATCTATGCTGAGGAAACGCTTCATGAGGTAGGCATTCAAGCTTTAAGAGCGATGTTCTCTGCCATGAAGGTGAAAGACGTACATAATCCTGTTGGCTATTTCAGTCGAGTAGTGAAACAGAAGTTAGATGATCTATACTTAGAGTGTTTGAGGGAATTGGAGGAGGGTCCAAACGGGGAGTACGATTATGGAGTTTAG
- a CDS encoding Rrf2 family transcriptional regulator — MHLTQYTDYSLRILMFLATRQEDQLVRSKEIAEIYGISNNHLIKIVRQLSASGYIETIRGRSGGMRLGKDPATINIGDVVRDMEENFHIVECFDQENNECVISKACRLKGVLNEALEAFISVLDKYTLGDMITNKDQLYALLK, encoded by the coding sequence ATGCATTTAACCCAATATACCGATTATTCGTTAAGAATATTAATGTTCCTTGCCACAAGGCAGGAAGACCAACTCGTCCGATCGAAAGAGATTGCTGAAATATATGGCATTTCTAATAATCACCTTATCAAAATTGTTCGTCAGCTTAGTGCGTCAGGATATATTGAAACCATTCGTGGCCGTAGCGGAGGAATGAGACTCGGGAAAGATCCAGCAACTATTAATATTGGTGATGTCGTTAGGGATATGGAAGAAAACTTTCATATCGTAGAGTGCTTTGATCAAGAAAATAATGAGTGCGTTATATCTAAAGCATGTCGACTAAAAGGAGTTCTAAACGAAGCGCTCGAAGCTTTCATTTCGGTATTAGATAAATACACATTAGGAGACATGATTACCAATAAAGACCAGCTCTACGCCCTATTGAAATAA
- the hmpA gene encoding NO-inducible flavohemoprotein translates to MLDSKTIEIVKSTAPVLQEHSHAIGVRFYELLFTKAPSLYNIFNQTNQKRGIQQDALAYSVYMAGQHIDNLDAVKGMVERVTEKHRALGVKAEQYPIVGETLLEAVKDVLGDGVNDEIIEAWGKAYQEIADIFISIENELYEQVEQEVGGWTGLRSFVIDQKVKESDVITSFYLKAQDGKPIPTYQAGQYLTLQVDIEGDQYSHMRHYTISDAPGKDYYRISVKREDALTEDVPAGKVSNYLHQQLGEGDVLQVTAPAGEFTVSTEEMPLVLISGGVGITPMMSMLKDAVQENPEREITFIHAAQNSNVHALQQEVLELINQYDNVTSYIVYSEPTEQDRKDELFDREGLIEKEWLQAILKDNQKDFYFCGPVPFMKVVNSALKEWGVPAEHRQFEAFSPVSTIEA, encoded by the coding sequence ATGTTAGATTCAAAGACGATTGAGATTGTAAAGAGCACCGCACCGGTATTGCAGGAGCACAGTCATGCTATTGGAGTTCGATTTTACGAATTACTGTTTACGAAAGCCCCTTCACTGTATAACATCTTTAACCAAACCAACCAAAAAAGAGGGATACAGCAGGATGCATTAGCGTATTCCGTTTACATGGCAGGACAACATATCGATAACTTAGATGCCGTCAAAGGAATGGTAGAAAGGGTAACCGAAAAACATAGAGCGCTTGGGGTAAAAGCAGAACAATATCCAATCGTCGGAGAAACCTTGTTAGAAGCAGTGAAGGATGTATTAGGAGATGGTGTGAATGATGAAATTATCGAAGCATGGGGAAAAGCTTATCAAGAAATAGCGGATATTTTCATAAGTATTGAAAACGAGCTTTATGAACAAGTAGAGCAAGAGGTTGGAGGATGGACAGGACTTCGTTCATTCGTCATTGATCAGAAAGTAAAAGAAAGTGATGTTATTACTTCCTTCTATTTAAAAGCTCAAGATGGAAAGCCAATCCCAACTTATCAGGCTGGCCAATACTTAACGTTACAGGTGGATATAGAAGGAGATCAATACTCTCATATGCGACACTATACCATCTCCGACGCTCCAGGGAAGGACTATTACCGCATCAGTGTGAAACGCGAGGACGCATTGACGGAGGACGTGCCTGCTGGTAAAGTATCGAATTATTTACATCAACAGCTTGGAGAAGGAGATGTTCTACAAGTTACAGCCCCTGCTGGAGAATTTACAGTGTCTACAGAAGAAATGCCACTTGTATTAATCAGTGGAGGAGTCGGAATCACACCAATGATGAGTATGCTTAAGGATGCGGTTCAAGAAAATCCAGAACGAGAAATCACTTTTATTCACGCAGCTCAGAACAGTAATGTACATGCTTTGCAGCAAGAAGTATTGGAGTTAATCAATCAGTATGATAACGTAACATCTTATATTGTTTATTCGGAGCCAACAGAACAAGATAGAAAAGATGAACTTTTCGATAGAGAAGGACTTATTGAAAAAGAATGGTTACAAGCCATTCTAAAGGATAACCAAAAAGACTTTTATTTCTGTGGACCAGTTCCTTTTATGAAAGTGGTAAATAGCGCATTAAAAGAGTGGGGAGTTCCTGCAGAGCATCGACAGTTTGAAGCATTCAGCCCAGTAAGTACGATTGAGGCGTAG
- a CDS encoding SE1832 family protein yields the protein MTKKEIEDRINLLKSDYIRMQGDLEKKESIGGSTAKIEKQLEDLEEELANLKNRLVNA from the coding sequence ATGACTAAAAAAGAAATAGAAGATCGAATCAACCTATTAAAATCGGATTATATTCGGATGCAGGGAGATTTAGAAAAGAAAGAATCTATTGGTGGGAGCACTGCCAAAATTGAAAAACAATTAGAAGATTTGGAAGAGGAATTAGCGAATTTAAAGAATCGTCTTGTGAATGCATGA
- a CDS encoding dicarboxylate/amino acid:cation symporter — protein MKALLNQYIRTSFVIKMFVGFLCGTLLAVLIGDQAEVLKPFGDILINLLSLVAIPVIFLTVVLAVNQMNVTQLGRMGGKLILYYAITTAAAVFIGLGLAFWISPGENMSLPAADVEKPDTPSFEDVLFNIIPENIITPFANGDLMSILFLAIIIGVAISTMKFSNEEKIKQSGEMLDRFFNALNEMFYKVLNGILFYAPIGIFAISASSFGGQGWGTLQSLLSFTGVFYGGIILLWLIVYTPILKLSGAPVLPFFRSTKDAYVTAFFTSSSIATLPVAIDTAKKSGISERVANFTLPLGAVFNSDGGALRMGASIVFAANITNLSLSVTDFFIIVLVGTLLSIGTAGVPAAGLVTLSAVLTMFNLPLEIVALIAGVDVLIGMAGTASNVFGDIVGAAVVDQSEEKGQEHEQESA, from the coding sequence TTGAAGGCTTTACTCAATCAATACATACGAACATCCTTTGTAATCAAAATGTTCGTTGGTTTTCTATGTGGTACACTCTTGGCAGTTCTCATTGGAGATCAGGCAGAGGTGCTGAAGCCATTTGGTGATATTTTAATAAATTTACTTAGTCTGGTGGCTATTCCTGTTATCTTCTTAACCGTGGTGTTAGCCGTAAATCAGATGAATGTAACACAGCTCGGCCGTATGGGTGGGAAACTCATTTTGTACTACGCGATTACAACAGCGGCAGCAGTATTTATTGGACTTGGACTTGCCTTTTGGATCAGCCCAGGAGAGAATATGAGTCTTCCAGCTGCAGATGTGGAAAAGCCTGATACGCCGTCCTTTGAGGATGTATTATTTAACATTATCCCAGAAAATATCATCACACCCTTTGCAAATGGGGATCTAATGTCGATTCTCTTTTTAGCTATTATTATTGGTGTTGCCATCTCTACCATGAAGTTTTCGAATGAGGAAAAGATCAAACAGTCTGGAGAGATGTTAGATCGTTTTTTTAATGCCCTTAATGAAATGTTTTATAAAGTATTAAACGGCATCTTGTTCTATGCTCCGATTGGGATTTTTGCGATAAGTGCTTCTTCGTTTGGAGGTCAGGGATGGGGCACGCTACAATCCCTACTAAGTTTTACAGGTGTGTTTTATGGAGGCATCATCCTGCTTTGGCTTATTGTGTACACGCCTATTTTAAAACTATCAGGGGCACCTGTGTTGCCTTTCTTTCGGTCTACAAAAGATGCGTATGTCACCGCATTCTTCACCTCAAGTAGTATCGCAACGTTACCTGTAGCAATTGATACGGCGAAGAAATCAGGTATTTCGGAGCGAGTAGCGAATTTCACGCTTCCTCTTGGTGCCGTATTTAATTCTGACGGAGGCGCACTACGGATGGGTGCATCGATTGTATTCGCAGCGAACATCACGAATTTATCCTTATCCGTGACAGACTTTTTTATTATCGTTTTAGTTGGAACCTTGCTTTCCATCGGAACAGCCGGAGTACCCGCAGCTGGGCTCGTCACGTTATCAGCCGTATTGACCATGTTTAACCTTCCACTTGAAATTGTCGCCCTGATTGCAGGAGTGGATGTCCTGATTGGAATGGCCGGTACAGCTTCTAACGTGTTTGGTGACATTGTTGGAGCTGCGGTAGTCGATCAGTCTGAGGAAAAAGGGCAGGAGCATGAGCAGGAGTCCGCATAA
- a CDS encoding carbohydrate binding domain-containing protein produces the protein MGKRVWFLVLVVLLCVVNSVSVQAGEKNKKNDEDVSHVMDVLPNQKKNGNAALSNVEVLAMMNHLFVQSKQDNGESKWEDSVLHNAIEAGYVSETLGFDVSPNAAIKTAETLSLFNYFIPYDESIIDEQQVNVNKPMKRNDFSQLIGEAFDSILSEEGTYEDQTIDGNALLTTNDVTLKNSVIKGDLIITGAAVPGNVVLDNVTVEGDVYVHKNVENDVRFVNSDMKQVVVYAESDWSLVWSDEFMTEDIDQSKWQYDIGNWIVDENGEGISPGWGNNELEYYTDSDENSYIEDGKLVIKAQKEEEPITDEFGSYDYSSAKLKTKDLFSKKYGKFEARMKLPEGQGYWPAFWMMPEDSVYGDWPASGEIDIMEAAGNDTNTIGGTIHYGEESPNNTYRGEEYHFPEGEDFTGYHTYSIEWEPGEIRWYVDGELYQTLNKWFSKSPGQAAKNAFPAPFDQEFYIILNLAVGGWYGGNPDETTEFPGEMKVDYVRVYELIGRDYMTPEEPTVDEVELPENAKQPKEDGNYIYDQDYANGFMIVDENGDQTDPTYWNFLTLPDFAGEGSISPEEIDGDTFAKTSITNPGNALWSLQQIQHLSIAEGGTYKVTFDAKSTTSRNIMTKVSGGAERGYANYSGEETMNLTDEVQTYEYTFTMNQEDDVAARLEFNMGANGTAPVWIGNVRVEDITGEQEPMNEKEPLPTGNHVYNGTFDQGDMSRMIFWDFHEKDGASAEANVDADTRELQVDITETDNNPESIQLKQTGMQLLEGSEYELTFDARAASNRTIQVDVLSKDGSLSYSETKTIELSEEMETHKVTFTMPTDITDREGQLVFQLGGAEADVFLDNVKLVRTTDYIDYSDVDLTPLENGDFAAGLENWSNYIHFDAEAEVNADGEVFHADIENAGNETWSVLLEHPNMTFSKNVTYNVSFDARSTVSRDMEVTLENANYNRYLSEKVTLEKDMETYSFELTMPQGDTVSLKFLMGQFADKHDIYIDNVDVEVVKQEE, from the coding sequence TTGGGGAAAAGAGTATGGTTCTTGGTTTTGGTTGTTCTGTTGTGTGTAGTGAATTCGGTTTCGGTTCAAGCTGGTGAGAAGAACAAGAAAAATGATGAGGATGTTAGCCATGTGATGGACGTGTTACCAAATCAAAAGAAAAATGGCAATGCTGCCCTCTCTAATGTGGAAGTGTTGGCGATGATGAATCATCTTTTCGTTCAAAGTAAGCAAGATAATGGAGAAAGCAAGTGGGAAGATAGTGTGCTACATAACGCTATCGAGGCTGGGTACGTAAGTGAGACGCTAGGTTTTGACGTTTCACCAAATGCAGCAATCAAAACAGCGGAAACGCTATCCCTTTTTAACTACTTTATACCATATGATGAATCTATTATCGATGAACAACAAGTGAATGTGAATAAACCAATGAAACGAAATGACTTTTCGCAATTAATAGGTGAAGCTTTTGATTCCATTTTGAGTGAAGAGGGTACGTATGAAGATCAAACAATTGATGGAAATGCGTTACTTACTACAAATGATGTTACGTTAAAAAATAGTGTAATCAAAGGTGACCTCATCATCACAGGTGCCGCCGTACCAGGAAACGTTGTTCTGGACAATGTGACGGTGGAAGGCGATGTCTATGTACACAAGAACGTGGAGAATGATGTCCGATTTGTAAATTCAGATATGAAACAAGTGGTTGTTTATGCGGAATCCGATTGGTCGCTTGTATGGTCGGATGAATTTATGACAGAAGACATTGATCAATCCAAGTGGCAATATGATATCGGAAATTGGATCGTCGATGAAAACGGAGAAGGTATTTCTCCTGGTTGGGGTAATAATGAATTAGAATACTATACAGATTCTGATGAGAACTCTTATATTGAAGACGGCAAATTAGTCATTAAAGCACAGAAAGAAGAAGAGCCGATAACAGATGAATTTGGTTCGTATGATTATAGCTCAGCTAAGTTAAAGACAAAGGATTTGTTCAGCAAAAAATACGGTAAATTTGAAGCACGAATGAAATTACCGGAAGGACAAGGGTATTGGCCAGCATTCTGGATGATGCCAGAGGATAGTGTGTATGGTGATTGGCCAGCTTCTGGTGAAATCGACATTATGGAGGCTGCTGGTAACGATACGAATACTATAGGAGGGACAATTCACTACGGGGAGGAGTCTCCGAATAACACCTACCGCGGAGAAGAATACCATTTTCCTGAGGGTGAAGATTTTACTGGCTATCACACGTATTCCATTGAGTGGGAGCCAGGCGAAATTCGCTGGTATGTAGATGGGGAATTGTATCAAACCCTTAATAAATGGTTTAGTAAAAGCCCTGGACAAGCTGCCAAAAACGCTTTTCCAGCACCGTTTGACCAGGAATTCTATATTATCTTGAACCTAGCTGTTGGTGGTTGGTATGGCGGAAATCCAGATGAAACCACTGAATTCCCTGGCGAAATGAAAGTCGATTATGTACGCGTTTATGAATTGATAGGAAGAGACTATATGACACCTGAAGAGCCTACTGTCGATGAGGTTGAGTTACCTGAAAATGCAAAGCAGCCAAAAGAAGATGGGAACTATATCTATGATCAAGACTATGCAAATGGGTTCATGATTGTAGATGAAAATGGCGATCAGACAGACCCTACGTATTGGAACTTCCTTACGTTACCTGATTTTGCAGGAGAAGGTAGCATTTCACCAGAAGAAATCGATGGTGATACCTTTGCGAAAACATCGATAACAAATCCGGGGAACGCCCTCTGGTCCCTACAGCAAATTCAACATCTATCGATTGCAGAAGGTGGAACCTATAAAGTGACCTTCGATGCGAAATCCACTACAAGCCGCAACATCATGACGAAGGTTTCAGGTGGAGCGGAACGTGGGTACGCAAACTACTCTGGGGAAGAAACGATGAACTTGACGGATGAAGTTCAAACCTATGAGTACACCTTCACCATGAATCAGGAAGACGATGTGGCCGCACGCCTTGAGTTTAATATGGGCGCAAATGGAACGGCTCCCGTTTGGATTGGCAATGTCCGTGTAGAAGACATCACAGGGGAACAGGAACCGATGAATGAAAAAGAGCCACTTCCAACTGGAAACCATGTTTACAACGGAACATTTGATCAAGGCGATATGAGCCGGATGATTTTCTGGGATTTTCATGAGAAGGACGGGGCTTCAGCAGAAGCTAATGTTGATGCGGATACAAGAGAGTTACAAGTAGATATTACGGAAACGGATAACAATCCTGAGTCGATTCAACTGAAACAAACAGGCATGCAGCTGTTAGAGGGCAGTGAGTATGAGCTAACCTTTGATGCTCGCGCTGCTAGTAATCGAACGATTCAAGTGGATGTTCTAAGTAAAGATGGCTCCCTTTCTTATTCCGAAACCAAAACAATAGAGCTCTCTGAAGAAATGGAGACTCATAAAGTCACATTCACGATGCCAACCGATATAACAGATCGAGAAGGGCAGCTTGTCTTCCAGTTAGGTGGAGCGGAAGCGGACGTTTTCTTGGATAATGTAAAACTAGTTCGAACAACAGATTACATCGATTATTCCGACGTAGACTTAACTCCATTAGAAAATGGTGACTTTGCAGCAGGGTTGGAAAATTGGTCTAACTATATTCATTTTGATGCAGAAGCAGAAGTAAACGCTGATGGTGAAGTGTTTCATGCAGACATTGAGAATGCAGGAAATGAAACATGGAGTGTGCTGCTTGAGCACCCAAACATGACATTCTCAAAAAACGTAACCTACAATGTAAGCTTTGATGCACGCTCAACGGTATCAAGAGATATGGAAGTAACACTGGAGAATGCCAACTATAATCGCTATCTTAGTGAGAAAGTTACATTAGAAAAAGATATGGAGACCTACAGTTTTGAACTAACCATGCCTCAAGGTGACACGGTATCTTTGAAATTCTTAATGGGACAATTTGCAGACAAACACGATATCTATATCGATAATGTAGATGTGGAAGTAGTGAAACAAGAGGAATAG
- a CDS encoding NERD domain-containing protein encodes MGSFFILVLIIALSVALASPSIKGRIGEAKLSFLLNRLNQEEYHVVDDLLIPSKNGTTQIDHVVVSPYGIFVIETKNYKGWIFGDEKSKYWTQVIYKRKEKFYNPIHQNFGHIKALESALEGLYDGTFYSIVSFSSKATFKKVTVTSPDVDVINSLQVLQTIKGHNQRVLSNAKIKGILFKLKQLNQGDKESKKQHVNQIQTARHKEQASVSENSCPKCGNQLVKRTGKYGAFLGCSNYPKCRFVSKKAI; translated from the coding sequence ATGGGATCTTTTTTTATCCTAGTCCTAATTATCGCCTTATCCGTCGCTCTTGCCTCTCCATCCATAAAAGGGAGGATTGGCGAGGCGAAACTCTCATTTCTATTAAATCGTCTTAATCAAGAAGAATATCATGTAGTAGATGATCTATTAATTCCTTCTAAAAATGGGACAACGCAAATCGATCATGTGGTGGTGTCCCCTTATGGGATTTTTGTGATTGAAACGAAGAATTATAAAGGATGGATTTTTGGAGATGAAAAAAGTAAGTATTGGACGCAAGTAATCTATAAGCGAAAAGAGAAATTCTATAATCCTATCCACCAAAACTTCGGCCATATTAAGGCATTGGAGTCAGCATTAGAGGGTTTATATGACGGGACTTTCTACTCTATTGTTTCCTTCAGCTCGAAAGCTACGTTTAAAAAAGTTACGGTTACATCCCCAGATGTGGATGTGATTAATTCTCTTCAAGTATTACAAACTATTAAAGGACATAATCAACGAGTACTCTCAAACGCCAAAATAAAAGGGATTTTATTCAAACTAAAACAACTGAATCAAGGAGATAAAGAAAGCAAAAAACAACATGTCAACCAAATTCAGACAGCAAGACATAAAGAACAGGCCAGTGTTTCAGAAAATAGCTGTCCGAAATGTGGCAATCAACTAGTAAAACGGACAGGGAAGTATGGTGCATTTTTAGGATGTAGTAATTATCCCAAGTGTCGGTTTGTTTCGAAAAAGGCTATATAA
- a CDS encoding ABC transporter permease, whose amino-acid sequence MNYFYFPLEEWTNSFVNNWLLPVMGGFFNALSGGLSSFINAFTNVLTAVPPEVIALILVALSWRIVGKGVALFTLLGCIYLGSVNLWDAAMQTITVVFVSTLISIVIGVPLGILSALNGVVNKITRPVLDFMQTLPSFVYLIPAILLFGLGGVPAVIATFVFATPPAVRMTSLGIQQVPGDVVEASRAFGSTSSQLLYKVQLPMAVPTIMAGINQTIMLALSMAVIASMIGAPGLGSTVLEGISNVNVGLGLTGGLGIVVLAIILDRITQGLGQKV is encoded by the coding sequence ATGAATTATTTCTACTTTCCGCTAGAAGAGTGGACCAATAGTTTTGTAAATAATTGGTTGCTTCCAGTAATGGGCGGATTCTTTAATGCATTAAGTGGAGGCCTTTCTTCCTTTATCAATGCATTTACCAATGTATTAACGGCAGTACCGCCGGAAGTAATTGCTCTCATACTGGTTGCATTATCCTGGAGAATCGTTGGAAAAGGCGTTGCTCTTTTTACTTTACTAGGCTGTATTTATTTAGGTTCTGTCAATCTATGGGATGCAGCGATGCAAACGATTACTGTAGTATTTGTTTCTACACTTATTTCTATTGTTATAGGGGTTCCGCTTGGAATATTAAGTGCCCTTAATGGAGTGGTGAATAAGATAACCCGACCTGTATTGGATTTTATGCAGACATTACCAAGTTTCGTTTACTTAATACCAGCCATTTTATTGTTTGGATTAGGCGGTGTACCTGCCGTAATTGCTACATTCGTGTTTGCTACACCACCTGCAGTTCGTATGACGAGCCTTGGTATTCAGCAAGTGCCTGGCGATGTGGTGGAAGCTTCCAGAGCATTTGGCTCTACCTCATCTCAGTTATTATACAAAGTTCAGCTACCTATGGCAGTGCCAACTATCATGGCAGGAATTAATCAAACGATTATGCTGGCCTTATCCATGGCCGTTATTGCATCCATGATCGGTGCTCCTGGACTTGGTTCGACGGTATTAGAAGGCATATCAAATGTAAACGTAGGTCTTGGGCTAACAGGTGGATTAGGCATCGTCGTACTTGCGATCATCCTTGACCGAATTACCCAAGGATTAGGACAAAAAGTATAA